The region CGGCGGAAAGGCCGAGCTGATCGGTGAACTGGCCGCGCAGCACCACCTCGTGCTGCACGAGCTGAGCCCTCAGCAGGCCTCCCTGGAGGAGGCGTTCATGCAGCTGACCGCCGAGTCGGTCGAGTACCACGCGCACTCCGACACCCTGGCCCCGGCCGGCCTCCCGGCGGGCTCCGCACCCATGTCCCCGCCGGTCTCCCCGCCCGCGCCCGATTCGTCGGCCGGGGCATGGGGCGACGGCTGGCAGAAAGGACGGTCATGACGGCGGCTCAGGTCATCCGGTCCGAGTGGACCAAGATCCGGTCGGTGGCGTCCACGGTGTGGACACTCGGTCTCGCGGCCGTGGTGACGATCGCGCTCGGCGCGCTGATCTCGCTGCTGTTCAAGAACCAGTGGAGCGACCTCAGCGAGAAGGACCGGCTCTCCTTCGACCCGACGTACACCAGTTTCGCGGGGATGAGTCTGGGACAGCTCGCGATGATCGTGTTCGGGGTTCTCGTCGTGTCGAACGAGTACAGCACCGGCATGATCCGCACCTCGCTGGCCGCCGTACCGCAGCGCGGCACGTTCCTCGCCGGCAAGCTCACGGTGGCGGCCGGGCTCGCCTTCGCCGTCGGCGTCGTCACCAGCTTCGCCGCGTTCTCCCTCGGACAGGCGATGCTGGGCGACCGTTCGACGTCCATCGGCGATCCGGGCGTGCTGCGCGCGGTCATCGGCGGGGCCCTCTACATGACGCTCATCGCCCTGTTCTCCATGGGCGTGGCCGCGATGCTGCGCAGCCCGATGCTGTCGCTCGGTGTCCTGATGCCGTTCTTCTTCCTGATCTCCAACATCCTGGGCGCCGTCTCGGCGACGAAGAAGGTCGCCCGCTATCTGCCCGACCAGGCCGGCAGCAAGATCATGCAGGTGGTCACGCCGATCGACAACGACACTCCGTACGGTCCCTGGGGCGGGCTCGCGATCATGGTGGGGTGGGTCGCGGTGGCCCTGCTGGGCGGCTATGCGCTGCTGAAGAAGCGGGACGCCTGAACCGCGCCCCCTCACCCGGGGGCCGTGGATCATCCCGGTCATGGACCCGACATTTTTACCGCGTCTTGAAGGGAACCGTCAGCGCCCGGATAAGCTCCTAACCCTTACGGGGGCGTGTGCCCCGCTGTCCTGAATTTTTCGATGGGTGCGGAGCATGATCGAGGCAGTCGGCCTGACGAAGCGCTACGGCGACAAGACGGCCGTGTACAACCTTTCCTTCCAGGTGCGGCCGGGGGCCGTCACCGGCTTCCTGGGCCCCAACGGGTCGGGCAAGTCGACGACGATGAGGATGATCCTCGG is a window of Streptomyces sp. B21-083 DNA encoding:
- a CDS encoding ABC transporter permease produces the protein MTAAQVIRSEWTKIRSVASTVWTLGLAAVVTIALGALISLLFKNQWSDLSEKDRLSFDPTYTSFAGMSLGQLAMIVFGVLVVSNEYSTGMIRTSLAAVPQRGTFLAGKLTVAAGLAFAVGVVTSFAAFSLGQAMLGDRSTSIGDPGVLRAVIGGALYMTLIALFSMGVAAMLRSPMLSLGVLMPFFFLISNILGAVSATKKVARYLPDQAGSKIMQVVTPIDNDTPYGPWGGLAIMVGWVAVALLGGYALLKKRDA